In Halovivax gelatinilyticus, the following are encoded in one genomic region:
- a CDS encoding site-2 protease family protein, producing the protein MGTPLLSVPELFGSTLLTWTLIGLGLYWAGLIVLRRLALLPDWVGVQGPMVTMHTTRGREFLDWLSGPKRFWRAWANFGIGISLVVMVAMFIFLLGAAISSIVAPQPTDIQQPQNVLVIPGVNDFLPLSAAPGIVIGLFVGLVVHEGGHGLLCRVEDIDIESMGVAMVAILPIGAFVQPDEESSRDASRGGQTRMFAAGVTNNFVVTIVGFALLFWLVGSAIAVAPGAAVGGVVAGSPAEEAGIGENDRITHLDGEPIEDNDHFADVLDANDAGTITVTIDGEREVPVDRAPIVVSALDGGPAGLELRDRILEVDGESVSTGSQVTDAVGDDERVTLAVEATDGTVSEHEDVPIGASVQVLEGSALESAGAPVDSFFVVTVADGERTHDGATLSAVLADRAGETITLEGYVDDERVSYEVTADPDATQFDAAVHSGVTAMEINDLGVQLYPAEAFHSLLGGSGDQPFGSVADTFFGQILFALLLPIIGLLGLQFNFAGFAGGIENFYEVQGLLSPLGEPLVFALANVLFWTAWINLNLGFFNCIPAFPLDGGHILRTSTEAIISRIPGVEATRRRVRVVTTLVGVTMLASFILMVFGPTVLA; encoded by the coding sequence ATGGGTACTCCCCTCCTCTCCGTCCCGGAACTCTTCGGGTCGACGCTTCTGACCTGGACACTGATCGGTCTCGGCCTCTACTGGGCCGGGTTGATCGTGCTTCGCAGGCTCGCCCTCCTTCCCGACTGGGTCGGGGTCCAGGGCCCGATGGTGACGATGCACACCACCCGCGGGCGGGAATTTCTCGACTGGCTTTCTGGACCCAAGCGGTTCTGGCGGGCCTGGGCGAACTTCGGCATCGGTATCTCGCTCGTCGTGATGGTCGCGATGTTCATCTTCTTACTCGGTGCCGCGATCAGTTCGATCGTCGCCCCACAGCCGACGGACATCCAGCAACCACAGAACGTCCTCGTCATTCCCGGCGTGAACGACTTCCTCCCGTTATCCGCCGCGCCGGGGATCGTCATCGGCCTCTTCGTCGGACTCGTCGTTCACGAGGGCGGCCACGGGCTGCTCTGTCGCGTCGAGGATATCGACATCGAATCGATGGGCGTCGCGATGGTCGCCATCCTGCCGATCGGCGCGTTCGTCCAGCCGGACGAAGAGAGCAGCCGTGACGCCAGTCGCGGCGGCCAGACGCGGATGTTCGCGGCGGGGGTGACGAACAACTTCGTCGTCACCATCGTCGGGTTCGCGCTGCTCTTCTGGCTCGTCGGAAGCGCGATCGCGGTCGCGCCGGGTGCCGCCGTCGGCGGCGTCGTCGCGGGATCGCCGGCCGAAGAAGCCGGGATCGGAGAAAACGACCGCATCACCCACCTCGACGGCGAACCGATCGAGGACAACGATCACTTCGCCGACGTCCTCGACGCAAACGACGCGGGAACGATCACGGTCACGATCGACGGCGAACGAGAGGTCCCGGTCGATCGAGCGCCGATCGTCGTCTCCGCTCTCGACGGCGGGCCTGCTGGCCTCGAGTTGAGAGATCGAATTCTCGAAGTCGACGGCGAGTCCGTCTCGACCGGCTCGCAGGTTACAGACGCCGTCGGCGACGACGAGCGCGTGACGCTCGCCGTCGAGGCGACCGACGGAACGGTCAGCGAACACGAGGACGTCCCGATCGGCGCATCCGTACAGGTACTGGAAGGGAGCGCTCTCGAGTCAGCCGGCGCGCCGGTCGACTCCTTTTTCGTCGTGACGGTGGCAGACGGAGAGCGCACCCACGACGGCGCCACCCTTTCGGCCGTCCTCGCGGATCGCGCCGGTGAAACGATCACGCTCGAAGGGTACGTCGACGACGAGCGCGTCTCCTACGAGGTGACCGCCGATCCCGACGCGACGCAGTTCGACGCGGCCGTCCACAGCGGCGTCACAGCGATGGAGATCAACGACCTCGGCGTCCAACTCTACCCCGCCGAGGCGTTTCACAGTTTGCTCGGCGGGAGCGGCGATCAGCCGTTTGGTTCCGTCGCCGACACGTTCTTCGGACAGATCCTGTTCGCACTCCTCTTGCCGATCATCGGACTGCTCGGCCTGCAATTTAACTTCGCCGGGTTCGCCGGCGGCATCGAGAATTTTTACGAGGTGCAAGGTCTCTTGAGCCCGCTCGGCGAGCCGCTCGTGTTTGCACTTGCGAACGTGCTGTTCTGGACGGCCTGGATCAACCTGAACCTCGGGTTTTTCAACTGCATTCCGGCGTTCCCGCTCGACGGCGGTCACATCCTCCGGACCTCGACGGAGGCGATCATCTCGCGGATCCCGGGCGTCGAGGCGACGCGTCGTCGGGTCCGGGTGGTCACGACGCTCGTCGGCGTGACGATGCTCGCTAGCTTCATCCTGATGGTCTTCGGCCCGACGGTGCTGGCCTGA
- a CDS encoding PadR family transcriptional regulator, translating into MRKSGPPKGLIAYLVLELLEEKPRYGYEILKEIKDISGGHWEPSYGSVYPILYKFEEKGWAERIERADEPDRKYFELTDDGQDELESRRESGAEKGRDFGDVILGFYHVFAAISTDDRFQVPEVDGEWHFNEAFSEWIVEQVARHHEHYFETDFERIDDTPDEFYERHGVENDS; encoded by the coding sequence ATGCGGAAAAGTGGACCACCGAAGGGGCTCATCGCCTATCTCGTACTCGAGCTACTCGAAGAGAAACCGCGGTACGGGTACGAGATTCTAAAGGAGATCAAGGACATAAGCGGTGGTCACTGGGAACCATCTTACGGGTCGGTGTATCCGATCCTCTATAAGTTTGAGGAGAAAGGGTGGGCCGAGCGAATCGAGCGAGCGGACGAACCGGATCGCAAGTACTTCGAACTCACCGACGATGGGCAAGACGAACTCGAATCGCGCCGCGAATCCGGCGCCGAGAAGGGCCGCGATTTCGGCGACGTCATCCTCGGATTCTACCACGTCTTCGCGGCAATCTCGACCGACGATCGGTTTCAGGTTCCCGAAGTCGACGGCGAGTGGCACTTTAACGAAGCGTTCAGCGAGTGGATCGTCGAACAGGTCGCCCGTCACCACGAACACTACTTCGAGACCGACTTCGAGCGCATCGACGACACGCCCGACGAATTCTACGAACGTCACGGCGTCGAGAACGATTCGTAG
- a CDS encoding heme-binding protein, translating to MDRREPPETAEGWYVLHDVRSIDWDAWREAPSSRRERAIETGIEYLTAAERVDDADDGASTTVSLLGHEGDLLVVHLRPTIDDLDALSRRFERTEFAAFTERTDSYLSVTEASGYGGARGYFEDDGEVDAGMKRYIESRLYPDIPDADYVSFYPMDKRRDPEYNWYDLPFDERAEYMSGHGEIGKSYAGRVSQIISGSVGFDDHEWGVTLFADDPVDIKDLIYEMRFDPSSSRFADFGRFLFGRRFDPANLGAFLAGESLTGDGGHHGEGGHPHGAGGHHGSSDHPHGSADSHSHGAGSHHGGSGHGDGAATGDGDEVRSELSDLGVYAGKPHGEDVHAVVLYSAADPGELFEEVDGLRTNFDHYDTHVKTAVYRPSETQSGSESRTGADREPSDVSDDAEAAVVSLWETESAAETAAGFLAELPDVVRQAGDDEDDSWGTMGMFYTVKSDHRSDFVATFAEVGDVLEGMDGHRKTDLLENRENENDMFIASRWDTREDAMAFFRSDAFADTVEYGRDVLAERPRHVFLA from the coding sequence ATGGACCGACGTGAGCCACCGGAGACGGCCGAAGGCTGGTACGTGTTACACGACGTTCGCTCGATCGACTGGGACGCCTGGCGCGAGGCGCCGAGTAGCCGACGCGAACGGGCGATCGAGACGGGGATCGAGTATCTCACCGCGGCCGAGCGCGTCGACGACGCAGACGACGGGGCGTCGACGACCGTCTCCTTGCTCGGACACGAGGGCGACCTGCTCGTCGTCCACCTCCGCCCGACGATCGACGACCTGGACGCGCTGAGTCGCCGCTTCGAGCGAACCGAGTTCGCCGCGTTCACCGAGCGAACGGACTCGTACCTCTCGGTGACCGAAGCGTCCGGCTACGGCGGCGCTCGCGGATACTTCGAGGACGACGGCGAGGTGGACGCCGGGATGAAGCGCTACATCGAGTCCCGACTCTACCCGGACATTCCAGACGCCGACTACGTCAGCTTCTACCCGATGGACAAGCGCCGCGACCCCGAGTACAACTGGTACGACCTCCCCTTCGACGAGCGCGCCGAGTATATGTCGGGCCACGGCGAGATCGGCAAGTCCTACGCCGGACGGGTCTCACAGATCATCTCCGGGAGCGTCGGCTTCGACGACCACGAGTGGGGCGTCACGCTGTTCGCCGACGACCCGGTCGACATCAAGGACCTGATCTACGAGATGCGATTCGATCCCTCCAGCTCGCGATTCGCCGACTTCGGGCGATTCCTGTTCGGTCGACGATTCGATCCCGCGAACCTGGGCGCATTTCTCGCCGGCGAGTCGCTGACGGGCGATGGGGGACACCACGGCGAGGGTGGACATCCACACGGAGCGGGCGGTCACCACGGTTCGAGCGACCATCCGCACGGCAGTGCCGACAGTCACTCGCACGGAGCGGGCAGCCACCACGGCGGCTCCGGTCACGGCGATGGGGCGGCGACCGGCGACGGGGACGAGGTGCGAAGCGAACTCTCCGATCTCGGCGTGTACGCCGGGAAACCCCACGGCGAAGACGTCCACGCCGTCGTCCTCTACTCGGCGGCTGATCCGGGCGAGCTGTTCGAGGAAGTCGACGGCCTGCGGACGAACTTCGATCACTACGATACGCACGTCAAGACGGCCGTCTACCGGCCGAGCGAGACGCAAAGCGGCTCGGAATCGCGAACGGGTGCAGACCGTGAGCCGAGCGACGTCTCCGACGACGCCGAAGCCGCCGTCGTCAGCCTGTGGGAAACCGAGAGCGCCGCGGAGACGGCGGCCGGCTTTCTCGCCGAACTTCCCGACGTCGTCCGTCAAGCCGGAGACGACGAGGACGACTCCTGGGGCACGATGGGCATGTTCTACACCGTAAAGTCGGACCACCGATCCGACTTCGTTGCCACATTCGCCGAGGTTGGCGATGTCCTGGAGGGAATGGACGGCCACCGAAAGACCGACCTGCTCGAAAACCGCGAGAACGAAAACGACATGTTCATCGCCAGTCGCTGGGACACACGCGAAGACGCGATGGCGTTCTTCAGAAGCGACGCGTTCGCCGACACCGTCGAGTACGGCCGCGACGTCCTTGCCGAACGGCCGCGACACGTGTTTCTGGCGTAA
- a CDS encoding LPXTG cell wall anchor domain-containing protein has protein sequence MELETFLLATLTAHVGFAIFVTVHAQQTGREKGNWPYLTLAFGLAGIAGYFFYEPDDGAL, from the coding sequence ATGGAGTTAGAGACGTTTCTGCTCGCGACGCTCACCGCTCACGTCGGATTCGCCATCTTCGTGACGGTCCACGCCCAACAGACCGGCCGTGAGAAAGGAAACTGGCCGTACCTCACCCTCGCGTTCGGGCTAGCTGGTATCGCCGGCTACTTCTTCTACGAACCGGACGACGGCGCCCTTTGA
- a CDS encoding NUDIX hydrolase, with the protein MVREPPDHCPRCGVALTPIDPPARFHYPDCDEPVSHHPIPTARLAVVDDESMLLVKVDAPKLDLWGTPGGLVEVGEDPDVAGARELREEATLVVDPDDLVLFDARTFAKFETMSKTYLCYAVDASSVSGTPGGDHEIVDARFWTPSELRRADDRLLTSWPETYKSLEWWIEEANAALSGDRESKPL; encoded by the coding sequence ATGGTCAGGGAACCACCCGATCACTGCCCTCGGTGCGGCGTCGCCCTCACGCCGATCGACCCGCCGGCCAGATTTCACTATCCGGACTGCGACGAGCCGGTCTCTCACCACCCGATACCGACGGCGCGACTGGCCGTCGTCGACGACGAGTCGATGTTACTCGTGAAGGTAGACGCGCCGAAACTCGATCTCTGGGGGACGCCCGGTGGACTCGTCGAAGTGGGTGAGGACCCGGACGTCGCGGGTGCGAGGGAGCTTCGCGAGGAGGCGACGCTCGTCGTCGATCCGGACGACCTCGTGCTGTTCGACGCACGAACGTTCGCGAAGTTCGAGACGATGTCGAAGACGTACCTCTGTTACGCCGTCGACGCCTCGTCCGTCTCGGGAACCCCCGGTGGAGATCACGAAATCGTAGACGCTCGGTTCTGGACGCCGTCGGAACTGAGGCGAGCGGACGACCGATTGCTGACGAGCTGGCCCGAGACGTACAAATCCCTCGAGTGGTGGATAGAAGAGGCGAATGCGGCGCTCTCGGGTGACCGCGAGTCGAAACCGCTTTGA
- a CDS encoding peroxidase-related enzyme (This protein belongs to a clade of uncharacterized proteins related to peroxidases such as the alkylhydroperoxidase AhpD.) — translation MAELDDDAMERFPVPEFDALPADLQDRIDEETERAGFTPNVFAGFAYKPSHFRAFFDYYDAIVDDAALTREEIEMIIVAVSGVNHCYYCNVAHGALVRIYAEDPLLADQLVANYRTADISDRHRTMLDIAVALTERPASVTREDLDRLDEVGFSEEAIWDVGAVTALFNLSNRMAMFADMRPNAEFHTLGRDQE, via the coding sequence ATGGCCGAACTGGACGACGACGCGATGGAACGCTTTCCGGTCCCGGAGTTCGACGCGCTCCCCGCGGACCTGCAGGATCGAATCGACGAGGAAACCGAGCGCGCCGGCTTCACGCCGAACGTCTTCGCCGGCTTCGCGTACAAGCCGTCGCACTTTCGGGCCTTCTTCGACTACTACGACGCGATCGTCGACGACGCCGCGCTCACGCGCGAAGAGATCGAGATGATCATCGTCGCCGTCTCCGGCGTCAACCACTGTTACTACTGCAACGTCGCCCACGGCGCGCTCGTCAGAATTTACGCCGAGGATCCCCTGCTGGCAGACCAGCTGGTCGCGAATTACCGGACGGCGGATATCAGCGATCGACACCGAACGATGCTCGACATCGCCGTGGCGCTCACCGAGCGACCCGCGTCGGTCACCCGCGAGGACCTCGATCGACTCGACGAGGTCGGCTTCTCCGAGGAAGCAATCTGGGATGTCGGCGCCGTGACGGCGCTCTTCAACCTCTCGAACCGGATGGCGATGTTCGCCGACATGCGCCCCAACGCGGAGTTCCACACGCTGGGACGCGATCAGGAGTAA
- a CDS encoding DUF6757 family protein has translation MHCHYCDRPAAFAAESGGLTVGLCERHFRERLEELADADGLEALKEQVDVDRTE, from the coding sequence ATGCACTGTCACTACTGCGATCGACCGGCCGCCTTCGCCGCCGAATCCGGCGGCCTGACGGTCGGTCTCTGCGAGCGCCACTTCAGAGAGCGCCTCGAAGAGCTCGCAGATGCGGACGGCCTGGAAGCGTTGAAAGAACAGGTCGATGTCGATCGGACGGAGTAA
- a CDS encoding PHP domain-containing protein produces the protein MTPPYADLHVHTTRSDGSLDPDAVADAARSAGVAVVAITDHDRCPPFDLSRIDDRGEPVTVVAGIELRVEPDDGERLDLLGYGVRRTDALLDATERIQANRRDRGRQIVERVETHLDVDLDVTVDAGFGRPHVARAIDAHPGTPLSYQDAFDELIGDDGPCYVPRDVPSFERGRDLLTRACDLVSLAHPLRYRDPRAALDLAVAGGLDAVEREYPYDRETDRTLVERAIEDGELRVTGGSDAHGDRVGIAGLDRETYDRLAPSHW, from the coding sequence GTGACTCCACCGTACGCCGATCTGCACGTCCACACCACGCGATCTGACGGCTCGCTCGATCCGGACGCCGTCGCCGATGCGGCCCGCTCGGCGGGCGTCGCCGTCGTCGCGATCACCGATCACGACCGGTGTCCGCCGTTCGACCTGAGCCGAATCGACGATCGCGGCGAACCGGTGACGGTCGTCGCCGGCATCGAGCTCAGGGTCGAACCCGACGACGGCGAGCGACTCGACCTGCTCGGCTACGGGGTCCGCCGTACGGACGCGTTACTGGACGCGACCGAGCGAATTCAGGCGAACCGACGCGACCGAGGGCGACAGATCGTCGAGCGCGTCGAGACCCACCTCGACGTCGATCTGGACGTCACGGTCGACGCCGGGTTCGGTCGCCCTCACGTCGCCCGGGCGATCGACGCCCACCCCGGGACGCCCCTCTCGTATCAGGACGCGTTCGACGAACTGATCGGCGACGACGGACCGTGTTACGTCCCCCGTGACGTCCCTTCGTTCGAACGCGGTCGCGACCTCCTAACGCGCGCTTGCGACCTCGTCTCGCTGGCGCACCCATTGCGCTATCGCGACCCTCGCGCGGCTCTCGACCTCGCCGTCGCGGGCGGCCTCGACGCGGTCGAACGCGAGTATCCGTACGATCGGGAGACAGACCGCACTCTCGTCGAGCGGGCGATCGAAGACGGCGAACTGCGTGTGACTGGCGGAAGCGACGCTCACGGCGACCGGGTCGGTATCGCCGGGCTGGATCGGGAGACCTACGACCGCCTCGCTCCGTCCCACTGGTAG
- a CDS encoding DUF5789 family protein has product MHLSATTSFTESLDYPATTAELISSCGEQPIELPNGTETVGDVLERVSQETYETPDELALILQSALSRKAIGRFGYSDRDPSPPGSVYKPPELSF; this is encoded by the coding sequence ATGCACCTGAGTGCCACCACGTCGTTCACCGAGAGCCTCGACTACCCAGCGACGACGGCGGAGTTGATCTCGTCCTGCGGGGAGCAGCCGATCGAATTGCCGAACGGGACGGAGACGGTCGGGGACGTGCTCGAACGCGTCTCGCAGGAGACCTACGAGACGCCGGACGAGTTAGCACTCATCCTCCAGAGTGCGCTCAGTCGGAAAGCGATCGGGCGATTCGGCTACAGCGACCGAGATCCGTCCCCTCCAGGGAGCGTCTACAAGCCCCCGGAACTCTCGTTCTAA
- a CDS encoding DUF5784 family protein, translating to MARPLRFRHSTEGWSDGRVDRQIYASLDRNIGATAVEPRFEVGGGWNTHRFEMVNGDVALFARGDSEAYWMGNTETPKALWRTDKYGWREVPYHVSRWAQRELLDTLYEEDPWLADYPHLSWFFLPVFMSKDGRESTRSFFRDHAGGFPDAGRDEAVTFYERLLRPGTLDPYRHTMSGKLGTSEVVDTVRMSAAMAEFIAADVLRRAGYDVTPEIEVTTGHSLDFRAEDDGTNVLVEVTRPQAPSTRAASGPIAAVRDTAQTKTDGQLAEHGGGAVLFVDCSSFPDDAWRAVRGERPDVRHRPAVVYRVRPSGHVEGYRKGRVPLGLADVVEFVS from the coding sequence GTGGCGCGCCCCCTCCGATTCCGACATTCGACCGAGGGCTGGAGCGACGGGCGAGTCGACCGTCAGATCTACGCCTCGCTGGATCGAAACATCGGGGCGACGGCGGTCGAACCGAGATTCGAGGTGGGCGGCGGCTGGAACACCCACCGGTTCGAGATGGTAAACGGTGACGTCGCCCTCTTCGCCAGAGGCGACTCCGAGGCCTACTGGATGGGTAATACCGAGACGCCCAAAGCGCTCTGGCGGACCGATAAGTACGGCTGGCGGGAGGTGCCCTACCACGTCTCCCGCTGGGCCCAGCGGGAGTTGCTGGATACCTTGTACGAGGAAGATCCCTGGCTCGCCGACTACCCGCACCTCTCGTGGTTCTTCTTACCCGTGTTCATGTCCAAGGACGGTCGGGAGTCGACGCGTTCGTTCTTTCGCGATCACGCGGGAGGCTTCCCCGACGCCGGCCGTGACGAGGCGGTGACGTTCTACGAGCGACTCCTTCGGCCGGGCACGCTCGATCCGTACCGACACACGATGTCGGGAAAACTCGGAACGAGCGAGGTCGTCGACACCGTTCGGATGAGCGCCGCGATGGCCGAATTCATCGCCGCGGACGTCTTGCGACGGGCTGGCTACGACGTGACGCCGGAGATCGAGGTCACGACCGGCCACTCGCTCGACTTCCGGGCGGAAGACGACGGGACGAACGTTCTCGTCGAGGTGACCCGGCCCCAGGCGCCGTCGACCCGGGCGGCGTCGGGCCCCATCGCGGCCGTCAGGGATACGGCGCAGACGAAGACCGACGGTCAACTCGCCGAACACGGCGGCGGCGCCGTCCTCTTCGTCGACTGCTCGTCGTTTCCCGACGACGCCTGGCGGGCCGTCCGCGGCGAGCGTCCGGACGTGCGACACCGGCCAGCGGTGGTCTACCGGGTGCGACCGTCGGGTCACGTCGAGGGCTACCGGAAGGGGCGCGTCCCGCTCGGTCTCGCCGACGTCGTCGAGTTCGTCAGCTGA
- a CDS encoding DUF5786 family protein: protein MSMGAYDEAEHERREKQASTVDADFDDERTIYHGQVEYDSGDSTEALLNQFQKIKSN from the coding sequence ATGTCAATGGGTGCCTATGACGAAGCAGAGCACGAGCGCCGAGAGAAGCAAGCGTCGACCGTCGACGCCGACTTCGACGACGAGCGAACGATTTACCACGGACAGGTCGAGTACGACTCCGGCGACTCGACGGAGGCTCTCCTGAACCAGTTCCAGAAGATAAAATCGAACTGA
- a CDS encoding YkgJ family cysteine cluster protein has product MNLRCRGCAGCCLDWRPLVDRGDRTDQRDGRDESGRSPYPSLDGAYNLVPLERDEVRAFVDAGYGDALTPRLWRAGVDDPHVEVGAHRVAAVAGRPAFFVGLRKPSKPVAPFGREEATWLPTCAFLDPETLQCRIYGDELYPAECDAYPKHNVALGQETECERVEAATGERRLLSAELTDVDDSGDRLLLGPQAIGGKVFCHPDPDAIADAVDRIADGATTRADRAEFVAVAAASSPGTLATSEHHYEDAFERTTRASSWVGDSIDEWGRLAETTGADRSRVADPAMAESVEVDRGAPETPGWESVDDE; this is encoded by the coding sequence GTGAACCTTCGGTGTCGAGGCTGTGCGGGCTGTTGTCTCGACTGGCGGCCGCTAGTCGACCGTGGTGACCGCACAGACCAGCGCGACGGGCGAGACGAATCCGGACGAAGCCCCTATCCATCGCTCGACGGAGCGTACAATCTCGTTCCGCTCGAACGCGACGAGGTTCGAGCCTTCGTCGACGCGGGCTACGGCGACGCGCTGACGCCGCGGCTCTGGCGCGCCGGCGTCGACGACCCGCACGTCGAGGTGGGTGCTCACCGAGTCGCCGCCGTCGCCGGACGGCCGGCCTTCTTCGTCGGTCTTCGAAAGCCGTCGAAGCCGGTCGCTCCGTTCGGCCGCGAGGAGGCGACCTGGCTACCGACGTGTGCGTTTCTCGACCCGGAGACGCTCCAGTGTCGGATCTACGGGGACGAGCTCTACCCCGCCGAGTGCGACGCCTACCCGAAACACAACGTCGCGCTCGGCCAGGAGACCGAGTGCGAGCGCGTCGAGGCGGCGACGGGCGAGCGTCGACTCCTGTCGGCCGAGCTGACCGACGTGGACGACTCCGGCGACCGACTCTTACTCGGTCCGCAGGCGATCGGCGGGAAGGTGTTCTGTCACCCCGATCCCGACGCGATCGCCGACGCCGTCGACCGGATCGCCGACGGAGCGACGACGCGAGCGGACCGGGCCGAGTTCGTCGCCGTCGCGGCCGCCTCGAGTCCCGGAACGCTCGCTACCTCCGAGCACCACTATGAAGACGCCTTCGAGCGAACGACGCGCGCGTCGTCGTGGGTCGGCGACTCGATCGACGAGTGGGGGCGCCTCGCCGAGACGACCGGGGCCGATCGATCGCGAGTGGCCGATCCGGCGATGGCGGAGTCGGTCGAGGTCGACCGCGGCGCACCGGAGACGCCGGGATGGGAGTCGGTCGACGACGAGTAA
- a CDS encoding DUF7561 family protein — MSKTSCDGFGRRIVPAGSIVNVWSFDERRATEGDGLILELTDETTHELCYPCIELLPDDPTETDVETLRKRDLEHANRPVEDDPTVSE; from the coding sequence ATGAGCAAGACTAGCTGTGACGGCTTCGGACGGCGGATCGTCCCGGCCGGCTCGATCGTCAACGTCTGGTCGTTCGACGAACGGCGAGCGACCGAAGGTGACGGCCTGATCTTAGAACTCACCGATGAGACGACTCACGAACTCTGTTACCCGTGCATCGAATTGCTACCGGACGATCCGACCGAAACCGACGTCGAGACACTCCGTAAACGCGATCTCGAACACGCAAACCGGCCGGTCGAGGACGATCCGACAGTGTCCGAGTAA